The sequence below is a genomic window from Acidobacteriota bacterium.
AGATCGCGAACGCCTGGCCGTACGTCCGCTTGTCGGGATGGAGCGCGGCGCCGTCGCGCGCGACCGCCGTGACGAACCCGCCGTGCCGCGCGTCCCACATCCGATCGACGAGGAAGCGGGCGCCGCGCCGCGCGAGGTCCGCGTATCGGCCGTCGCGGTCGATGCCGTGCCGGTGCGCAGCGGCAAACGTCCAGACCATACGCGCCTGCGGCACGAGGTGCTTGTCGATCGCGCCTGTCGTCCGGCCGTCCGCGTCGACGGCCAGCACGAAGCCGCCATGCGCCTCGTCACATCCGTGCGCCGCCCAGAACGGCAGCACGAGATCGCGCAGCGCCGCATCCGCCTCCCGCCGCATGCGGTCCAACGCGGCATCGCTCGCGCCGGCAGCCGCCGGAACGCCGGCGACATCAGCGGTATGCGGCCACGCACGCGCCAGCCCGACGTGCACGTCTTCAGCGAGCCGCCGCAACAGCGCGGCGCCGGCCCGCGGGAGTCGCGCGAGCACGTCCGGGAACGGCGATCGATCCGTCACGCCCGCACACTGTAGTCGAGCACGCGCCCCGCGCGGCGGGCGCGCGGCCGCGTCGCGGCCGCGGCATGATGACCGTCATACAGGCCGGCCGTGGGCCGTGTAGGCTTGTCAGAGTCATGACGTTCCTGCCGAAGGAGCACGGCGCCTACGGCCAGATGGCGTTCCCGCTCGTCACGGCGCTCCTCGTCAGCGGCGCGAGCGTGGCGACGCTCGCCTGGATGCTGGCGGTGGCGATGGCCTTCGTGGCGCACGAGCCGGCGCTCGTGCTGCTCGGTCATCGCGGCGCGCGCGCGCGGCGCGAGCGGGGCCCACAGGCGGCGGTCGCCGCGGCGATCACCGGCGCGGTCGCGCTCGCGGCGGCCGCCGCGGCCGTGCTCACCGCGCCGGCGGCCGCGCGCTGGGCATTTGCCGTCCCGGCGATTCCCGCGCTCGTCGTGGCGCTGCTCGTCGCGGTCAATCGCGAGAAGAGCGCCGCCGGCGAGCTCGCGGTGGCGATCACGTTCTCGCTCGCCGCCATCCCGGCCGCGCTCGGCGCCGGGGCGGCCGTCTCGACGGCGGTTGCGATCGGCCTGGTCTTCTCGGTGGTCTTCACCGCCGCAGTGCTCGCGGTCCGCACGGTGATCCTCGGGGTGCGCGGCGGCGGGAACCCGGATGCCGTCCGCGCCACGTGCATCGCCATCTGGTGGGTCTCTGCCGCGGCCGTGGCGGGGCTCTGGTGGACCAGCAGCACGCACCGGCCCGCGTCGATCATGCTCGGCGCCGTGACGCCTGCGATCGTCTTCGCCCTCGCGATCACGTTCCGCCGGCCGCCGCCATCCCGGCTGAAGGCGCTCGGGTGGTCGATCGTCGGCGTCAGCACGCTCGCCACGCTCGTTCTCGTCGCCGGCTTCTGAGGGCGCGTTTCAGAACTCCCGCGGCGGGGTGGCGCCGGACCGGGGTCGCGCCGCGTGGCGCGCAGGCGACGCCCGTGATCACGCGCGTCGTGCCGCGCACCACGTGGGGCTGTCCGGCGACACCCCGCGCGCGCCGAGTTCTGAAACACGCTCTGGATCTTCGTTCGCGGACGCCGCCAGCCTGGCAGCCTCTGGTGCCGGACTTCCGCTCTGCCCGGGCTGTGCGGGCCTCGCACCGCCCGCTCCATCTCCTGGCCTCGCAACGTTCTCGACGACGTCGATTGGCCCCGTAGAATCAGGCCGTCGGGGCTCTCGACACGTCTCGGGCGTGCGCGTCCGACGTGCCCTACACGTCCAGCGCTTCGGCTTCCTCGGCGCGTTCCATGATGAACCGGAAGCGCGCGGACGGATCCTTGCCCATCAGCTCGTTGATGATCCGATCCGTCGCGATCTGATCCACGACCTCCACGCGCAGCAGCCGCCGCGTGCGCGGGTTCAGCGTCGTCTCCCACAGCACCTTGGGCATCATCTCGCCGAGCCCCTTGAACCGGGTGATCTCGGGCTTCGCGCGGCCGGACGCCCGCGCGAGGATCGCGTCCTTGTGTTTCTCGTCGAGCGCCCAGAACGTCTCCTTGCCGACGTCGATCCGGTACAGCGGCGGCTGGGCGAGGAACACCTTGCCGGCGGCGAGCAGCGCCGGCATGTGGCGGTAGATGAACGTCAGGAGCAGCGTCGCGATGTGGTGGCCGTCGGAATCCGCGTCCGCGAGGATGATGATGCGGCCGTAGCGCACCTTCGACATGTCGAAGCTCTTGCCGATGCCGCACCCCATCGCGGTCACGAGATCGGCCAGCTCCTTGTTCTCGAGGACCTTCGCGAGCGACGCGCTCTCGGCGTTCAGCACCTTGCCGCGCAGCGGCAGCACCGCCTGCTTCGTGCGATCGCGCCCCTGCTTCGCCGATCCGCCCGCCGAGTCGCCCTCGACGATGAACAGCTCGCTGTCGTCGCGGCCGGACGAGGTGCAGTCGCTGAGCTTGCCGGGCAGCGTCAGGCGCGACGACGTCGCGCTCTTGCGCGTGACCTCGGCCTGCGCCGCGCGGCTGGCTTCGCGCGCGCGAGCCGCCAGGATGATGCGCGCGACGATGGCCTGCGCGACCGAGATGTTGTGGTTGAGCCAGTGCTCGAGCCCCGGGCGGACCATCGAGTCGACGACCGTCGTCACCTCGGGGTTGTTGAGCCGATCCTTCGTCTGCCCCTGGAACTGCGGCTCCTCGATGAAGATGCTGAGCACGCCGACCATGCCCTCGCGGATGTCGTCGGCCGTGAGCGTCACGCCTTTGGGCGAGAGACCGTGCGTGTCGATGAAGTTGCGGACCGCCTTCCCGATGCCCGCGCGCAATCCGTTCTCGTGCGTCCCACCCGACGCGGTGGGGATGCCGTTGACGTAGCTGCGCAGGTGCTCGTCGGTGGACTCGGTCCATTGCGCGACCAGATCGAGCTTCACGCCGGTCTCGTCGTGCTCGCGCGCGACCGCGAACGGCTGATCGTGGACCGGTGCGGCCTTGCGTTCGGCCAGGATCTTCTTCAGGTAGTCGGCCAGCCCCTCGTCGTGCTGGAAGACCTCGCGCGGCGGCTGCCCGGGCTCGGCCGCTTCGTTCTCGAAGGTGATCCGCAGCCCTTTGTGCAGGTAGCTCGCGATCTCGAGGCGTTCGCGGATGGTGGCGGCGTCGAAGTGCGTCTTCGGAAAGATCGTCGGGTCGGG
It includes:
- a CDS encoding YwiC-like family protein is translated as MTFLPKEHGAYGQMAFPLVTALLVSGASVATLAWMLAVAMAFVAHEPALVLLGHRGARARRERGPQAAVAAAITGAVALAAAAAAVLTAPAAARWAFAVPAIPALVVALLVAVNREKSAAGELAVAITFSLAAIPAALGAGAAVSTAVAIGLVFSVVFTAAVLAVRTVILGVRGGGNPDAVRATCIAIWWVSAAAVAGLWWTSSTHRPASIMLGAVTPAIVFALAITFRRPPPSRLKALGWSIVGVSTLATLVLVAGF
- a CDS encoding type IIA DNA topoisomerase subunit B → MASTYSAKDITVLEGLEPVRRRPGMYIGGVGATGLHHLVWEILDNAVDEAMNGYASNIAVLLHEDGTSITIQDDGRGIPVDRHPQTKTSALEVIFTTLHAGGKFEGQNYKTAGGLHGVGASVVNALSRELVATVRRDGATWEQRYKQGVPAGGVKKVGAARGTGTTVFFRPDPTIFPKTHFDAATIRERLEIASYLHKGLRITFENEAAEPGQPPREVFQHDEGLADYLKKILAERKAAPVHDQPFAVAREHDETGVKLDLVAQWTESTDEHLRSYVNGIPTASGGTHENGLRAGIGKAVRNFIDTHGLSPKGVTLTADDIREGMVGVLSIFIEEPQFQGQTKDRLNNPEVTTVVDSMVRPGLEHWLNHNISVAQAIVARIILAARAREASRAAQAEVTRKSATSSRLTLPGKLSDCTSSGRDDSELFIVEGDSAGGSAKQGRDRTKQAVLPLRGKVLNAESASLAKVLENKELADLVTAMGCGIGKSFDMSKVRYGRIIILADADSDGHHIATLLLTFIYRHMPALLAAGKVFLAQPPLYRIDVGKETFWALDEKHKDAILARASGRAKPEITRFKGLGEMMPKVLWETTLNPRTRRLLRVEVVDQIATDRIINELMGKDPSARFRFIMERAEEAEALDV